A genome region from Myxococcota bacterium includes the following:
- a CDS encoding alpha/beta hydrolase — MHLYCLGSGSPTVILEAGSGCPWYLWGPVQRAAAQYSRVCSYDRAGYGLSELGPNPRTGKVVAEELQTLLHAAGIKPPYLLVGHSLGGMFIRVFEALYPSQVKGLILVDSVHEEQHKRLPRFPDQSPSLWQRLETFFARHFDFVKDWVIEKDKTKYPIPPDFSDVQLTYAFDLMMRSNIEEATTAEGKSVDGSADDLKKMDRKLGNKPLIVVSQGKPDGVTADMDEEYAAKIKQMNKVWPELQLELVQLSSNSRHLIAKESGHMIPLYQPQIIVDAIRDMVQDYRKSHPVTECIAGKPSVCH; from the coding sequence ATGCATCTATACTGTCTCGGGAGCGGCAGTCCAACCGTGATCTTAGAGGCAGGGTCTGGTTGCCCTTGGTATCTTTGGGGGCCTGTGCAACGAGCAGCTGCTCAATATTCACGCGTTTGCAGCTATGATCGCGCCGGATATGGCCTCAGCGAATTAGGACCCAATCCTAGGACTGGAAAAGTCGTTGCGGAAGAATTGCAAACGCTCTTGCATGCGGCAGGGATCAAACCACCGTATTTACTGGTAGGACACTCCTTAGGAGGCATGTTTATTCGAGTATTTGAGGCGCTATATCCGAGTCAGGTTAAAGGTTTGATTCTGGTGGACTCTGTGCATGAAGAGCAACATAAACGGTTGCCGCGTTTTCCCGACCAATCACCGTCTCTCTGGCAACGTTTGGAGACTTTTTTCGCCAGGCATTTCGACTTCGTCAAAGACTGGGTGATAGAGAAGGACAAAACCAAATATCCTATTCCACCAGACTTCTCTGATGTTCAGCTTACATATGCTTTTGACTTGATGATGAGATCCAATATCGAGGAAGCGACAACAGCAGAAGGTAAGTCTGTAGACGGCAGCGCTGATGATTTAAAGAAAATGGACAGAAAACTCGGCAACAAACCTCTCATCGTGGTTAGTCAAGGCAAGCCGGACGGAGTTACAGCGGATATGGATGAGGAGTACGCGGCAAAAATCAAACAAATGAACAAAGTATGGCCCGAACTACAACTGGAATTGGTTCAGCTTTCTAGTAATAGCCGCCATCTCATTGCGAAAGAAAGTGGGCACATGATTCCGTTGTACCAACCGCAAATTATTGTCGATGCGATTAGAGATATGGTGCAAGATTACAGGAAGTCGCATCCGGTCACCGAATGTATTGCCGGCAAGCCGTCCGTTTGTCATTGA
- a CDS encoding Rieske 2Fe-2S domain-containing protein, translating to MDHEERPIKKRFSKTVPLTSGGEMLVTQEPNLRNFWYAVMPMAELVDTPKPFMLLGQKIVLWRDENGEPAALEDRCCHRSAKLSRGTVKNGCVVCPYHAWEFAPSGACVHMPQLSERKVPANYKVQAYLCQQRYGYAWVCLGEPVYSIPDFPEAINPAFRQIHCFNETWNTSSPRVIENELDMGHFAVVHKGTIGNPDVALPLTYELNDTSSTSLHLCSEISVRTVGQQQKNTRSKVEVTSRVMNVNWFAPFIIRLQLTYPSGLQHVIINHPTPIDDGRIQVLQFHFRDDKDSDVSVEELISFER from the coding sequence ATGGATCATGAAGAGCGCCCTATAAAAAAACGGTTCTCGAAGACCGTGCCTCTAACCAGTGGAGGCGAAATGCTGGTTACTCAAGAGCCGAACTTACGCAATTTTTGGTACGCCGTTATGCCGATGGCTGAACTGGTGGATACCCCAAAGCCCTTCATGTTATTGGGACAAAAAATTGTGCTATGGCGCGATGAAAATGGCGAGCCTGCCGCACTTGAGGATCGTTGCTGTCACCGTTCAGCAAAACTTTCCCGCGGGACAGTCAAGAATGGTTGCGTGGTATGCCCCTATCATGCTTGGGAATTTGCTCCCTCTGGCGCCTGTGTTCATATGCCGCAGCTTAGCGAGCGCAAGGTGCCGGCAAACTATAAAGTGCAAGCATACCTGTGTCAGCAGCGTTATGGGTACGCTTGGGTCTGTTTAGGTGAGCCGGTTTACTCTATTCCTGATTTTCCTGAAGCAATAAATCCAGCATTTCGGCAAATCCACTGCTTTAATGAAACATGGAACACGTCCAGTCCACGAGTGATCGAGAATGAACTTGATATGGGACATTTCGCCGTGGTGCATAAAGGTACTATTGGCAATCCTGACGTGGCGTTACCGTTAACATACGAACTGAATGATACCAGCTCTACTTCTCTGCACTTATGTTCAGAAATCAGTGTGCGCACAGTTGGACAGCAACAAAAGAATACTCGTTCCAAAGTAGAGGTAACTTCAAGGGTGATGAATGTGAATTGGTTTGCTCCGTTTATAATCCGTTTACAGCTAACTTATCCAAGTGGTTTGCAACACGTTATCATCAATCATCCAACCCCAATTGATGACGGTCGTATTCAGGTCCTGCAATTCCACTTTAGGGATGATAAAGATTCAGATGTCTCTGTGGAGGAGCTAATTTCGTTTGAACGATGA
- the fumC gene encoding class II fumarate hydratase, producing the protein MSTRIETDSFGEIEVPAKAYWGAQTQRSLRNFKIGDERFQPEFIRAYALVKQAAAYVNAELKELSPEIAQLIQKAAGEVADGVLDDQFPLAVWQTGSGTQTNMNLNEVISNRAIEAAGGVVGSKKPVHPNDHVNKSQSTNDTFPTAMHVAAVLSLHERLFPALEQLVSTLDAKAREYSNLVKMGRTHLQDATPITLGQEISGWSSQLKAAKEAIITFSPQICELAAGGTAVGTGLNAHPDYAHQIAERLKLVTGYAFVTAPNKFAALAGNDALVSLSGLLGTLACALMKIANDVRWMASGPRGGLGEINIPENEPGSSIMPGKVNPTQSEAMTMICCQVMGNHQAVMMAGSQGNFELNVFKPVIIYNVLQSIRLLADACLSFDENCMSGMTANLPRIEELKGRSLMLVTALNPYIGYDNAAKAAKKAHAEGTTLKEAVLAMNLMTAEEFDERVKPEEMV; encoded by the coding sequence ATGAGTACACGCATTGAAACAGATAGCTTTGGTGAGATTGAAGTGCCTGCAAAAGCGTACTGGGGTGCACAGACCCAGCGAAGTTTGCGGAATTTTAAGATTGGCGATGAGCGGTTTCAACCGGAGTTTATCCGGGCTTATGCGTTGGTGAAGCAGGCGGCGGCTTATGTGAATGCTGAACTTAAAGAACTCTCGCCCGAAATTGCGCAGTTGATTCAAAAGGCAGCGGGGGAAGTTGCGGATGGTGTGTTGGATGACCAGTTTCCCTTGGCGGTATGGCAGACCGGCTCAGGCACACAAACAAATATGAACCTGAACGAAGTGATTTCTAATCGAGCAATTGAAGCTGCTGGCGGGGTTGTTGGCAGCAAAAAACCCGTTCACCCGAATGACCATGTTAATAAGAGTCAAAGCACCAATGATACTTTTCCAACCGCAATGCATGTGGCGGCTGTGTTAAGTCTGCACGAGCGCCTATTTCCAGCTCTCGAGCAGTTGGTTTCAACTTTGGATGCGAAGGCTCGTGAGTATAGCAATTTGGTTAAAATGGGACGCACGCATTTGCAGGACGCAACACCTATCACTTTAGGTCAGGAAATTAGTGGTTGGAGTAGCCAGCTAAAAGCTGCCAAAGAAGCGATTATTACGTTTAGCCCACAGATTTGCGAGTTAGCCGCAGGTGGGACTGCGGTTGGCACGGGGCTTAATGCGCATCCGGATTACGCGCATCAAATTGCTGAACGTTTAAAATTGGTCACTGGTTATGCATTTGTGACGGCGCCCAATAAGTTTGCGGCCTTAGCGGGTAACGATGCCTTGGTTTCGTTGTCGGGGCTTTTAGGAACGTTAGCTTGTGCGCTCATGAAGATTGCGAATGATGTGAGATGGATGGCTAGTGGCCCTCGGGGCGGGCTTGGAGAAATCAATATCCCTGAGAATGAACCGGGCTCTTCGATAATGCCTGGCAAAGTTAATCCGACACAGTCTGAAGCAATGACCATGATTTGCTGCCAAGTGATGGGCAATCATCAAGCGGTGATGATGGCGGGAAGTCAGGGAAATTTTGAACTGAACGTCTTTAAGCCGGTGATTATCTATAATGTTTTACAGTCGATTCGGTTACTCGCTGACGCTTGTCTTAGTTTCGATGAGAATTGTATGAGCGGGATGACCGCAAACTTGCCCCGTATTGAGGAGCTGAAAGGTCGCTCTCTGATGCTGGTAACGGCTCTGAACCCCTATATTGGTTACGACAATGCTGCGAAGGCTGCGAAGAAGGCACACGCTGAAGGAACCACTTTGAAAGAGGCCGTTTTGGCAATGAACTTGATGACGGCTGAAGAGTTTGATGAGCGTGTGAAGCCAGAAGAGATGGTTTAA
- the ubiG gene encoding bifunctional 2-polyprenyl-6-hydroxyphenol methylase/3-demethylubiquinol 3-O-methyltransferase UbiG, whose product MFKDLKRHNRETELRWDDEKKLAQWQQLNAHRFRYFDLFVPSWKGLKVLDLNCAAGFSSEFLARQGAVVVGTDPSSALIKTAQNHAQLRPLEIEYRPWIGESLPFDDSSFDIVMGVDVLEHVADVRKVISEIFRVLKPNGFLLFDGINRTFFAKMKMIWLLEYIIGELTLGSHDWRKFVKPEELHHLLTQHGFGEITFKGFDIRGKNRKTGELKIVLNDSLSVQYVGKCVKQPTSF is encoded by the coding sequence ATGTTCAAAGATTTAAAGCGCCACAATCGCGAAACTGAACTTCGCTGGGATGATGAGAAAAAACTGGCTCAATGGCAGCAACTAAACGCCCATCGGTTTCGATATTTTGACCTATTTGTGCCTAGCTGGAAAGGTTTAAAAGTCCTAGATTTAAACTGTGCCGCAGGTTTTAGCAGCGAATTTTTAGCGCGGCAGGGAGCGGTCGTCGTTGGCACTGACCCTTCGTCCGCGTTAATCAAGACAGCCCAAAATCATGCCCAGTTGAGGCCGTTAGAAATTGAATATCGTCCATGGATAGGAGAGAGCCTACCCTTCGATGATAGTTCATTTGACATAGTTATGGGCGTGGATGTTTTAGAGCATGTAGCCGATGTGAGAAAAGTCATATCAGAAATCTTCCGGGTGTTAAAACCCAATGGCTTTTTGTTATTTGATGGGATTAATCGAACTTTTTTTGCCAAAATGAAAATGATTTGGCTTCTAGAATATATTATTGGCGAACTTACTCTCGGCTCTCATGATTGGCGCAAATTTGTTAAGCCTGAGGAACTCCATCATCTCTTAACCCAGCATGGGTTTGGCGAAATCACATTTAAAGGCTTTGATATTCGCGGAAAAAATCGAAAAACGGGGGAGCTAAAAATAGTATTGAATGATAGTTTGTCGGTGCAATATGTCGGCAAATGCGTGAAACAGCCGACGTCATTTTGA
- a CDS encoding SRPBCC family protein, with protein sequence MKFLKILAIIVAFLVVIFVVVGMLLPAQWEISQSKVMAASPLKIYRKVANLKKWQEWSPWKDVEYGMISTYSGPEEGVGAQWNWVSKDMGNGNLHITKADAAEGIVYQLIMDMNGSTSGLIGEFVFRELNGQTEVTWIDRGEGINFFERWKGFLIGLMMKKQMAYGLEQLNLQVSVEN encoded by the coding sequence ATGAAATTCCTAAAAATACTCGCAATTATCGTTGCTTTCTTAGTGGTTATATTTGTTGTGGTCGGCATGTTATTGCCAGCGCAGTGGGAAATCTCACAGTCCAAAGTGATGGCAGCTAGCCCGCTTAAGATATACCGCAAAGTGGCCAATTTGAAAAAATGGCAAGAATGGTCGCCTTGGAAAGATGTTGAATATGGCATGATTTCCACCTATTCAGGTCCTGAAGAGGGCGTTGGGGCTCAGTGGAACTGGGTCAGCAAGGACATGGGTAATGGCAATTTGCATATTACCAAGGCGGATGCTGCTGAAGGGATTGTATATCAGTTAATCATGGATATGAACGGCTCGACTTCAGGCTTGATTGGCGAATTTGTATTTCGTGAATTGAATGGTCAGACCGAAGTTACTTGGATTGATCGAGGTGAAGGCATTAACTTTTTCGAAAGATGGAAAGGGTTTTTGATCGGTTTGATGATGAAAAAGCAGATGGCTTATGGCTTAGAACAGCTTAATCTGCAGGTTTCAGTCGAAAACTAA
- a CDS encoding VOC family protein produces MINKITPHLWFDKEARQAAELYTSVFPGSRIVNATTLSGTPSGEVEIIDVELFGQHFTLMSAGPFFKFNESISFVVTCETQQEIDTYWEKLSAVPESEQCGWLKDKFGVSWQIVPTIMNEMMASKDHAKIARVTQAFLKMKKFDIAELKKVAEQK; encoded by the coding sequence ATGATTAATAAAATTACACCTCATCTTTGGTTTGATAAAGAGGCGCGCCAGGCGGCAGAGCTTTATACAAGTGTATTTCCAGGCTCGCGGATTGTGAATGCGACCACTTTAAGCGGCACGCCATCAGGAGAGGTTGAAATCATAGATGTAGAGCTTTTCGGGCAGCATTTTACCTTGATGAGTGCTGGGCCCTTCTTTAAGTTTAACGAGTCGATTTCTTTTGTGGTGACCTGCGAAACTCAACAAGAAATTGATACTTATTGGGAAAAGCTCTCTGCCGTGCCTGAATCCGAGCAATGTGGGTGGTTGAAAGATAAGTTTGGCGTTTCTTGGCAGATTGTACCTACGATAATGAATGAAATGATGGCTTCGAAAGACCATGCGAAAATTGCGCGCGTCACGCAGGCGTTCTTGAAAATGAAAAAATTTGATATTGCTGAACTTAAAAAGGTTGCTGAGCAAAAGTAA
- a CDS encoding nucleotidyl transferase AbiEii/AbiGii toxin family protein translates to MSVNIPSLKAKLLNMAKEKNVELQVLLDRFGAEQFLARLSQSPVSQQFIFKGGSLLVYLVETSRKTRDIDFSIKQLSNRTDDLLKVIHAILDIPLDDGVTWGRAEAEVLSHPDLEEPGARIICPFQLGQVRGKVQMDLALGDVVDPVKMTLPRMHYKGMPLMGQDFSILTYPPESIFAEKLHIASAKKETNSRMKDYYDLLKLSQSLESPQKLKAAIEATFQNRKTAVPKGIFFDAAQIEVLQIRWAHFLIREKLTDAPRDIAEVIESLNDFLKKLPS, encoded by the coding sequence ATGAGCGTGAATATACCCAGCCTTAAGGCCAAATTGCTGAATATGGCCAAAGAAAAGAATGTCGAGCTTCAAGTGCTTCTCGATCGGTTTGGCGCGGAGCAGTTTTTAGCCAGACTCAGCCAATCTCCTGTCTCTCAGCAATTCATATTCAAGGGCGGCTCGCTATTGGTCTACCTCGTTGAGACCAGTCGTAAAACCCGTGACATTGACTTTTCGATTAAGCAGCTCAGCAATCGGACTGATGACCTGCTCAAAGTGATTCATGCAATTCTGGATATCCCATTGGATGACGGTGTCACATGGGGCAGGGCAGAGGCCGAAGTACTTAGCCATCCAGACTTGGAAGAGCCAGGTGCTCGGATAATTTGTCCGTTTCAACTAGGTCAGGTGCGCGGAAAAGTTCAAATGGATTTGGCGCTTGGCGACGTTGTAGATCCGGTAAAAATGACACTGCCGAGAATGCATTATAAAGGCATGCCGCTTATGGGCCAGGATTTCTCGATCCTGACTTATCCACCGGAATCGATTTTTGCGGAGAAGCTACACATTGCCTCGGCCAAAAAAGAAACCAACTCGCGTATGAAAGATTATTACGATTTGTTGAAGCTTAGCCAGAGTTTGGAGAGTCCGCAAAAGTTGAAGGCTGCTATCGAAGCGACATTTCAGAATCGAAAAACGGCAGTGCCCAAGGGCATATTCTTTGACGCAGCTCAGATTGAGGTGCTACAAATCCGTTGGGCTCATTTTCTGATAAGAGAAAAGCTGACGGATGCTCCCCGAGATATTGCTGAGGTGATTGAATCCCTGAACGATTTTTTGAAGAAATTACCATCTTGA
- a CDS encoding GrpB family protein, giving the protein MDEHQLAFKMKDFGLGLRRKTVEIAPYNWAWASAFDWLAQKIELQLRQRGGYKIEHIGSTSVPGMTAKPILDVLLIFESDMAVNSVIPLLEQLGFVYKGDAISQVQQTESDPGRHFFALYDLEGKIDYAHLHLFAEDHPEWEQKVYFRDALRKNPTLAQKYIQLKQDLMNANSTRLEYTLGKDAFINSL; this is encoded by the coding sequence ATGGATGAGCACCAACTTGCGTTTAAAATGAAAGACTTTGGCTTAGGCCTTCGCAGAAAAACCGTCGAAATCGCGCCTTACAATTGGGCCTGGGCTTCGGCTTTTGATTGGCTTGCGCAAAAAATCGAGCTTCAGTTGCGCCAAAGGGGCGGATACAAAATTGAACACATCGGCAGCACTAGCGTTCCCGGTATGACGGCTAAGCCTATTTTGGATGTCCTGCTCATCTTCGAATCAGATATGGCCGTAAATAGCGTTATCCCTTTGTTAGAACAACTGGGTTTTGTCTACAAGGGTGACGCTATTAGCCAAGTCCAGCAGACCGAATCCGATCCAGGAAGGCACTTTTTTGCTCTCTATGACCTGGAAGGTAAAATCGACTATGCTCATTTACATTTATTTGCCGAAGACCACCCTGAATGGGAGCAAAAGGTGTATTTTCGAGACGCTTTAAGAAAAAATCCAACCTTGGCGCAAAAATATATTCAACTAAAACAAGACTTGATGAACGCTAATTCTACCCGTTTAGAATATACGCTCGGCAAGGACGCTTTTATTAATAGCCTTTAA
- a CDS encoding GyrI-like domain-containing protein, which produces MHQESIQLPEIKLVGVSIRTNNETEIDPATGKILGCIQRYFHGALANQIQNRKKPGTTFCAYTNYESDYTGDYTYFIGEEVSDFSSAPVGFEKLTIPAQLYAKFTNGPGAMPQVVREPWFAIWNMSSKELGGERSYLTDFEIYDERASDREKTVLDIYIGLKN; this is translated from the coding sequence ATGCATCAAGAATCTATCCAACTACCAGAAATTAAGCTGGTTGGCGTTTCAATTCGGACGAATAATGAGACAGAAATAGACCCTGCGACCGGTAAAATCCTCGGCTGTATTCAGCGCTATTTTCATGGAGCATTGGCGAATCAAATACAAAATCGCAAAAAACCAGGCACAACTTTCTGCGCTTATACCAATTACGAAAGCGATTATACGGGCGATTACACCTATTTTATTGGTGAAGAGGTAAGTGACTTTAGCTCAGCGCCAGTTGGTTTTGAAAAACTCACCATACCGGCACAGCTTTATGCAAAATTTACCAACGGACCCGGAGCTATGCCACAGGTGGTTCGAGAGCCATGGTTTGCTATTTGGAATATGTCTTCTAAGGAACTGGGTGGGGAACGGTCTTACCTGACAGATTTCGAAATCTACGATGAACGAGCCTCGGATCGTGAGAAAACCGTTTTAGATATTTATATCGGGTTAAAGAATTAA
- a CDS encoding RING finger domain-containing protein, whose translation MRLMLILLTLNLSFINHAHSTNEQALETCPLPIEEKSWLYNFDSLGTGIELFNALAMLVIHNKFELTHDKFIGVRPYANVLMTSLTLGRLVSYFTGANEYYSYFCYASSALMIASITASIHSTWNSVMLRLPLPVWLLSAEQRALKFTELMGKVIKGRGTFMETTCTICTDDYVPGNAISHLDCGHDFHTDCLTHWIQTLPGDLCPLCRK comes from the coding sequence ATGAGATTAATGCTTATTTTGCTGACATTAAATCTGTCTTTTATTAACCATGCGCATTCTACAAACGAGCAAGCTCTCGAAACTTGCCCGTTGCCCATTGAGGAGAAATCGTGGCTATACAATTTTGACAGTTTAGGGACGGGCATCGAACTATTTAATGCGCTCGCAATGCTTGTTATACATAACAAATTTGAGCTTACTCATGACAAATTTATCGGTGTGCGACCCTATGCAAACGTTTTGATGACTTCGCTGACATTGGGGCGACTCGTTTCGTATTTCACAGGTGCCAATGAATATTACAGCTATTTTTGCTATGCTAGCAGCGCTTTGATGATCGCCTCTATAACTGCAAGTATTCATTCAACATGGAATTCGGTCATGCTACGGCTGCCCTTGCCAGTTTGGCTGTTGTCCGCCGAACAGCGTGCCCTAAAGTTTACTGAATTAATGGGAAAAGTTATAAAAGGCCGGGGTACCTTCATGGAGACAACATGCACAATTTGCACAGATGACTACGTACCAGGTAATGCGATTTCTCACCTTGATTGTGGGCACGACTTCCACACAGACTGTCTAACTCATTGGATTCAAACCTTGCCGGGAGATTTGTGTCCATTGTGCAGGAAATAG
- a CDS encoding type IV toxin-antitoxin system AbiEi family antitoxin domain-containing protein codes for MNAQGMLEKLLRKNDFITLDEARNFGVSPMMLTRMVAKEELFRIDRGIYAHDIDWLTDPLKKYRPVCALNPDAVVSGISALSYYKLTDQEERQICITLPFNKKLKDPRYRVTRARGLNYVLGITVHRFGKHDVRIYDIEKTVVDAFKYQSDEVAYKALKGYLKRKDKNVSKLCDYARKMRKPLDKIVTALMADE; via the coding sequence ATGAATGCCCAAGGTATGCTAGAAAAACTGCTCCGAAAGAACGACTTTATCACGCTTGATGAAGCACGGAACTTTGGCGTTAGCCCCATGATGCTCACTAGGATGGTCGCTAAAGAGGAACTTTTTCGGATCGACCGAGGCATCTATGCCCATGATATCGATTGGCTCACAGACCCTCTCAAAAAGTATCGCCCAGTCTGCGCCCTAAACCCAGACGCTGTAGTTTCAGGCATTTCTGCTCTCAGCTATTACAAGCTGACAGACCAAGAAGAGAGGCAAATATGCATTACGCTTCCTTTCAATAAGAAGCTGAAGGACCCGCGTTACCGCGTTACTCGCGCGCGCGGCCTCAATTACGTGCTTGGAATTACCGTGCATCGCTTTGGTAAACATGATGTCCGAATCTACGATATCGAAAAAACGGTGGTCGATGCATTCAAATATCAATCTGACGAAGTCGCCTATAAAGCTCTGAAGGGCTATCTTAAACGTAAAGACAAAAATGTATCTAAGCTTTGCGACTATGCTAGGAAGATGCGAAAGCCACTTGATAAAATTGTGACAGCTCTTATGGCGGATGAGTAA
- a CDS encoding endonuclease/exonuclease/phosphatase family protein, with product MKLVTLNIWGGHIRQPLLDFIEIHQEIDIFCLQEVYHNAAHTTCTLDGFEVSLDIFSDIGALLPNHQGYFKPVVNNSYGIGVFIRNSIRVIDEGEVKIHDNPIYPGMGPTHQRNLQWVRFQENNQTYTVSNVHGLWNGQGKTDTHERITQSKNIKDFLNTCDGPKILCGDFNLKPDTESLKILEVGMTNLIKTHNITSTRTSFYQKNEKFADYVFVSPEISVNHFEVMKDEVSDHASLFLDFDC from the coding sequence ATGAAACTTGTCACACTGAATATTTGGGGCGGCCACATTCGCCAGCCCCTGTTGGACTTCATAGAAATACACCAAGAAATCGATATTTTCTGTCTTCAGGAAGTTTATCACAATGCTGCCCATACAACATGCACACTCGATGGCTTCGAAGTCAGTTTGGATATATTTTCAGATATTGGGGCCCTTTTGCCGAATCATCAGGGTTATTTCAAGCCTGTTGTGAATAACTCCTACGGCATTGGCGTGTTTATCAGAAACTCAATTCGCGTTATTGATGAAGGCGAAGTCAAAATCCACGATAACCCAATTTATCCGGGCATGGGTCCGACACATCAGAGAAATTTGCAGTGGGTTCGCTTTCAAGAAAATAACCAGACTTATACAGTCTCGAATGTGCATGGCCTATGGAATGGCCAAGGTAAAACGGACACGCATGAGAGAATCACCCAGTCCAAGAACATTAAAGATTTCTTGAATACTTGCGATGGGCCTAAAATCCTATGTGGCGATTTTAACCTAAAGCCCGACACTGAAAGCTTGAAGATTCTTGAAGTCGGGATGACCAATCTGATTAAGACCCACAATATCACTTCTACAAGAACAAGTTTCTATCAAAAAAATGAGAAGTTTGCTGATTATGTTTTTGTGTCGCCAGAAATCAGCGTCAATCATTTTGAAGTCATGAAAGACGAAGTTTCTGACCATGCGTCATTGTTTTTAGACTTTGATTGTTGA
- a CDS encoding RNA-binding S4 domain-containing protein, with the protein MQEFSLQEHEYIPLCDLLKVLNLCQSGGQAKMLISEGAVKVNGQVELRKRCKLRIGDIVQISGQTVTVIA; encoded by the coding sequence ATGCAAGAATTTAGCTTACAAGAGCACGAGTATATACCCCTCTGCGATCTGTTAAAAGTGTTGAACCTTTGCCAGAGCGGGGGGCAGGCAAAAATGCTCATCTCTGAAGGGGCTGTTAAGGTCAACGGCCAAGTCGAGCTGAGAAAGCGATGCAAACTACGAATCGGTGATATTGTCCAAATTTCAGGACAAACCGTTACCGTGATAGCGTAG
- a CDS encoding CYTH domain-containing protein, whose amino-acid sequence MIREIELKYRFEDLSAFQKMLSSLPAPTRIEKQTNNFFDTQSLSLKAEHIFLRLRQSNEDFYFTCKAKPENMAKPSDTLSIHDEWEEKLADADAQALFTGQEHPLNLLKRSWPNESESSKQTRQSLLNRINNLNLTQPIAWVGSFKNTRTHVAFNILNQPLDLEFDATDFGSRIDYEVECELPATMDPTHAESELQALFEQAGVQAGASSGKAERFFKLNRS is encoded by the coding sequence ATGATTCGTGAAATTGAACTCAAATACCGCTTCGAAGACCTCAGCGCTTTTCAAAAAATGCTATCTAGCTTGCCCGCTCCGACTCGAATTGAGAAACAAACCAACAACTTCTTCGACACACAAAGCCTCAGCTTAAAAGCCGAACATATTTTTCTTAGATTGAGGCAATCAAACGAAGATTTCTATTTCACCTGCAAAGCCAAGCCCGAGAATATGGCGAAGCCTTCTGACACGCTGTCCATTCATGATGAATGGGAAGAAAAGCTTGCAGACGCTGACGCACAAGCTCTGTTTACAGGCCAAGAACATCCTCTCAATCTTTTAAAACGGTCCTGGCCCAATGAATCAGAAAGCTCAAAACAGACCCGGCAGTCCTTATTAAACCGCATTAATAATCTAAACCTAACCCAGCCAATCGCTTGGGTAGGCAGTTTTAAAAACACCCGCACCCATGTAGCCTTCAATATTTTAAATCAGCCTTTGGACTTGGAATTCGATGCCACCGACTTTGGCAGTCGCATTGACTACGAAGTTGAGTGCGAACTGCCCGCCACCATGGACCCGACTCATGCGGAATCAGAACTCCAGGCGCTGTTTGAACAAGCAGGCGTTCAAGCCGGAGCATCCTCTGGCAAAGCAGAGCGATTTTTCAAGCTGAATCGCTCTTAG